In the genome of Corallococcus soli, one region contains:
- a CDS encoding AAA family ATPase, with protein sequence MDKNFHLFVRRYPGVGVAAHVLTHPHLASFASDLGTARLDIAEVVGRLLRRGELRDELTHWEDLRQRRMAFTVRAMQHGRLLAVPLRLTVVTHGGRGGARAARKADAAKGPLRVWVPRVGVEGTLHDAADLESYVEELVRHELYLAPLERLHGLAYLGEESVETLSVPSRVKQTPKARATEDAAKQSRRPPPPAGLAEASRCLNEEARAGLLERAWERDAEVTRLAEAVTASARASVLLVGPPSVGKTALVHELVQRAEAAVAGHSLHGLEVYSTSGGRIMAGMRYLGQWQERVQRMVEALRVRRAVLHLDSLSELLSLGGGDTGLDVARHLLPALEGGEVALVLEATPEDVARAERTHGAFLQALRHFSVAPLAPGAARTALQQASQRVARARKVRFTGDALERAAELTERFGDGPPPGGAVSLLRSASTQPSPTNEVDAAGVTQAFCTRTGYPRELVDTSVRLDPEALLRRFRERIVGQDEATLLLRNLIVTLKTGLADPSRPLGAFLLLGPTGVGKTESALALAEYLFGDTSRLARFDMAEYAAPGSAARLVGEGGGQQGGLARRVREQPFGVVLLDEVEKADAGVHDLLLQVLGEGRLTDGTGRTVSFRNTVVLLTSNLGADSAGRSLGFGGGSVRDLEQHYLGAATAFFRPELLNRLDQVVPYRPLTPEVIRALARRTLEAALTREGLTRRGVKVSFGEDVVEHLARTGFDARYGARPLKRAVEQLVVTRLAQWLAGHASTPPSQVVLRVGPQDTVELG encoded by the coding sequence GTGCGCGCCATGCAGCACGGGCGGCTGCTGGCCGTGCCGCTGCGCCTGACGGTGGTGACCCACGGCGGGAGGGGCGGTGCCCGGGCCGCGCGCAAGGCCGACGCGGCGAAGGGGCCGCTGCGCGTCTGGGTGCCACGCGTGGGCGTGGAGGGCACGCTGCACGACGCGGCGGACCTGGAGTCCTATGTGGAGGAGCTGGTCCGGCATGAGCTGTACCTCGCGCCGCTGGAGCGGCTGCACGGGCTGGCGTACCTGGGCGAGGAGTCGGTGGAGACGCTGTCCGTGCCGTCGCGCGTGAAGCAGACGCCGAAGGCCCGCGCCACGGAGGACGCGGCGAAGCAGTCCCGGCGCCCGCCGCCGCCCGCCGGACTCGCGGAGGCCAGCCGCTGCCTCAACGAGGAGGCGCGCGCCGGACTCCTGGAGCGCGCATGGGAGCGCGACGCGGAGGTGACCCGGCTCGCGGAGGCCGTCACCGCGAGCGCCCGCGCCAGCGTGCTGCTGGTGGGCCCGCCGTCGGTGGGCAAGACAGCGCTGGTGCACGAATTGGTGCAGCGCGCGGAGGCCGCCGTCGCGGGCCATTCCCTGCACGGCCTGGAGGTGTACAGCACGTCGGGCGGACGCATCATGGCCGGTATGCGCTACCTGGGGCAGTGGCAGGAGCGCGTGCAGCGCATGGTGGAGGCGCTGCGCGTGCGCCGCGCGGTGCTGCACCTGGACAGCCTGTCGGAGCTGCTGTCGCTGGGCGGCGGTGACACCGGCCTGGACGTGGCGCGCCACCTGCTGCCGGCCCTGGAGGGCGGCGAGGTGGCGCTGGTGCTGGAGGCCACCCCGGAGGACGTGGCCCGCGCGGAGCGGACGCACGGGGCCTTCCTGCAGGCGCTGCGGCACTTCTCCGTGGCGCCCCTGGCCCCCGGGGCCGCGCGCACCGCGCTCCAGCAGGCCTCGCAGCGGGTGGCCCGCGCGCGCAAGGTGCGCTTCACCGGGGACGCGCTGGAGCGCGCCGCCGAACTGACGGAGCGCTTCGGAGACGGCCCGCCGCCCGGCGGCGCGGTGTCCCTGCTGCGCTCGGCCAGCACCCAGCCCTCCCCCACCAACGAGGTGGACGCGGCCGGCGTGACGCAGGCGTTCTGCACGCGCACCGGCTACCCGCGCGAGCTGGTGGACACGTCCGTGCGCCTGGACCCGGAGGCCCTGCTGCGGCGCTTCCGCGAGCGCATCGTCGGGCAGGACGAAGCCACGCTGCTGCTGCGCAACCTCATCGTCACGCTGAAGACGGGGCTGGCGGACCCGTCCCGTCCGCTGGGCGCCTTCCTGCTGCTGGGCCCCACCGGCGTGGGCAAGACGGAGTCCGCGCTGGCCCTGGCGGAGTACCTCTTCGGCGACACGTCCCGGCTGGCCCGCTTCGACATGGCGGAGTACGCGGCGCCGGGCAGCGCCGCGCGGCTGGTGGGCGAAGGGGGCGGCCAGCAGGGCGGCCTCGCGCGCCGGGTGCGCGAGCAGCCCTTCGGCGTGGTGCTGCTGGACGAGGTGGAGAAGGCGGACGCGGGCGTCCATGACCTGCTGCTCCAGGTCCTGGGCGAGGGACGCCTCACGGATGGCACCGGCCGCACCGTCAGCTTCCGCAACACCGTGGTGCTGCTCACCAGCAACCTGGGCGCGGACAGCGCGGGGCGCTCGCTGGGCTTCGGTGGGGGCAGCGTGCGCGACCTGGAGCAGCACTACCTGGGCGCCGCCACCGCCTTCTTCCGGCCGGAGCTGCTGAACCGGTTGGATCAGGTGGTGCCCTACCGGCCCCTCACCCCGGAGGTCATCCGGGCCCTGGCGCGGCGCACGCTGGAGGCGGCCCTCACGCGCGAGGGGCTCACCCGTCGGGGCGTGAAGGTGTCCTTCGGCGAGGACGTGGTGGAGCACCTGGCGCGCACCGGCTTCGATGCGCGCTATGGCGCCCGGCCCCTGAAGCGCGCGGTGGAGCAGCTCGTGGTGACGCGGCTGGCCCAGTGGCTCGCCGGTCACGCGAGCACCCCGCCCTCCCAGGTGGTGCTGCGGGTGGGGCCCCAGGACACGGTGGAGCTTGGCTAG
- a CDS encoding peptidase inhibitor family I36 protein, whose translation MVHWLKRVQDKVRSRPAASLGGSAFLVTGLAAVSLLLAPAGAAAQDNDSPCPFSGVLCLFEGVDYTGEVWNVRSLTPGVGVCVNLPEHGWEDRAYSAMNTSSYYASLFLNEDCVGRPYPVEPYSGQSPLPFQPKSVWVY comes from the coding sequence ATGGTGCACTGGCTCAAGCGCGTTCAGGACAAGGTTCGTTCACGGCCCGCCGCATCCCTGGGAGGGAGCGCCTTCCTGGTGACGGGACTCGCGGCGGTGTCGCTGCTGCTGGCTCCCGCTGGCGCGGCGGCCCAGGACAACGACTCACCCTGCCCCTTCTCGGGCGTGCTCTGCCTGTTCGAAGGCGTGGACTACACGGGCGAGGTCTGGAACGTCCGTTCGCTCACGCCCGGCGTGGGCGTCTGCGTCAACCTCCCGGAGCATGGCTGGGAAGACCGGGCGTACTCGGCCATGAACACGAGCAGCTACTACGCGTCGCTGTTCCTCAACGAAGACTGTGTCGGCCGTCCGTACCCCGTCGAGCCCTACTCGGGACAGAGCCCATTGCCGTTCCAGCCCAAGAGCGTCTGGGTCTACTGA
- a CDS encoding peptidase inhibitor family I36 protein produces the protein MTALLPAGVSAQDSDSPCPFPGTLCLFEGEDFTGEVFMVQALDPQQGTCVNLPEHGWEGRANSAINTNGITASLFFNEDCDGGPHPIDPHTSVSSLGFHPKSVWVY, from the coding sequence ATGACGGCCCTGCTGCCCGCGGGCGTGTCCGCCCAGGACAGCGATTCGCCCTGCCCCTTCCCGGGCACCCTCTGCCTCTTCGAGGGCGAGGACTTCACGGGCGAGGTCTTCATGGTGCAGGCGCTCGATCCCCAGCAGGGGACGTGCGTGAACCTGCCGGAGCACGGGTGGGAGGGACGGGCGAACTCGGCCATCAACACCAATGGGATCACCGCGTCCCTGTTCTTCAACGAGGACTGCGACGGAGGCCCGCACCCCATCGATCCCCACACCTCGGTCAGCAGCCTGGGGTTCCACCCGAAGAGTGTCTGGGTCTACTGA
- a CDS encoding aldo/keto reductase, translated as MATQETQQAQRTVKLGATGPEVFPLGLGCMGMSGMYGATDDAESVRTLQSAIDQGVTLIDTGDFYGMGHNELLVGRAIAGRRERVQLSVKFGALRGPDGSWMGMDMRPAAVKTFAAYSLKRLGVEVIDIYRPARLDPAVPIEDTIGAIADLVKAGYVRHIGLSEMGVETVRRAHRVHPIVDLQIEYSVASRGPEAAIFPALKELGISATLYGVFSRGLLTGSKPKGKGDFRAWLPRFTGENGEKNQDSVAAFQRFAQERRMTPGQLAIAWVLARQPAFVPVVGVKTGAQLDDALGALTRSLSKEDVTALESLVTISGERYGAEQMHHLDSERR; from the coding sequence ATGGCCACGCAAGAGACGCAGCAGGCGCAGCGCACGGTGAAGCTGGGTGCCACGGGCCCGGAGGTGTTCCCGTTGGGGCTGGGGTGCATGGGCATGTCGGGCATGTACGGCGCGACGGACGACGCGGAGAGCGTCCGCACCCTCCAATCCGCCATCGACCAGGGCGTCACGCTCATCGACACCGGGGACTTCTACGGGATGGGCCACAACGAGCTGCTCGTGGGGCGCGCCATCGCGGGCCGGCGGGAGCGCGTCCAGTTGTCGGTGAAGTTCGGCGCGCTCCGCGGGCCGGACGGAAGCTGGATGGGCATGGACATGCGCCCCGCGGCGGTGAAGACCTTCGCCGCCTACAGCCTGAAGCGGCTGGGGGTGGAGGTCATCGACATCTACCGTCCCGCGCGGTTGGACCCCGCCGTCCCCATCGAGGACACCATCGGCGCCATCGCCGACCTGGTGAAGGCCGGCTACGTCCGCCACATCGGGCTGTCCGAGATGGGCGTGGAGACGGTCCGCCGAGCGCACCGCGTGCACCCCATCGTGGACCTCCAGATTGAGTACTCGGTGGCGAGCCGTGGCCCGGAGGCCGCCATCTTCCCCGCGCTCAAGGAGCTGGGCATCAGCGCGACGCTCTACGGCGTCTTCTCCCGGGGGCTGCTGACGGGGAGCAAGCCGAAGGGGAAGGGGGACTTCCGCGCCTGGCTGCCGCGCTTCACCGGCGAGAACGGCGAGAAGAACCAGGACAGCGTGGCCGCCTTCCAGCGCTTCGCCCAGGAGCGCCGGATGACGCCGGGTCAGCTCGCGATCGCCTGGGTGCTCGCGCGCCAGCCGGCGTTCGTGCCCGTGGTGGGCGTGAAGACGGGGGCGCAGCTGGACGACGCGCTGGGGGCCCTCACGCGGTCGCTGTCGAAGGAGGACGTGACGGCGCTGGAGTCGCTCGTGACGATTTCCGGCGAGCGCTACGGGGCGGAGCAGATGCACCACCTGGACAGCGAGCGCCGGTAG
- a CDS encoding LysR family transcriptional regulator → MHDIYGRNLDLNLLRVFVVVAEAGSVTAAAERLYLTQPAVSAALRRLASTVGTPLFVRAGRGLALTTRGERLLASARPHLGALVDATLSPVAFDPKTSERTVRIGLSDVTEVWLLPPLLRILAREAPRMRLVILPVQFRTVVEALTGATVDLAVTVADALPAGTRRIELFTGSFVCLFDPRHARIPKRLTLERYLEHEHVIVSYNGDLRGVIEDHFDVQRRVRVSVPSFQSIGALVDGSALLATVPAMVARDILRLRPHLKTTAVPLALQGTPLELLWRGAVDDDEAIRFIRDRVVQVTKDLWSGA, encoded by the coding sequence ATGCATGACATCTATGGAAGGAACCTGGACCTCAACCTGCTCCGCGTCTTCGTCGTGGTGGCGGAGGCCGGCAGCGTCACGGCGGCGGCCGAGCGCCTCTACCTCACGCAGCCCGCAGTGAGCGCGGCGTTGCGGCGTCTGGCCTCCACGGTGGGCACGCCCCTCTTCGTCCGCGCGGGGCGGGGGCTGGCGCTGACCACGCGCGGCGAGCGCCTGCTCGCTTCGGCGCGGCCGCACCTGGGCGCGCTCGTCGACGCCACGCTGTCACCGGTGGCGTTCGACCCGAAGACGAGCGAGCGGACGGTGCGCATCGGCCTGTCGGACGTGACGGAAGTCTGGCTGCTCCCTCCCCTGCTCCGGATCCTCGCCCGGGAGGCGCCGCGCATGCGGCTGGTGATCCTCCCCGTCCAGTTCCGCACCGTCGTGGAGGCCCTGACCGGCGCCACCGTGGACCTCGCGGTGACGGTGGCGGACGCGCTCCCGGCGGGCACGCGGCGCATCGAGCTCTTCACGGGCAGCTTCGTGTGCCTCTTCGATCCACGCCACGCGCGCATCCCGAAGCGCCTCACCCTGGAGCGCTACCTGGAGCACGAGCACGTCATCGTCTCCTACAACGGCGACCTGCGTGGCGTCATCGAGGACCACTTCGACGTCCAGCGCCGGGTGCGCGTGTCGGTGCCCTCGTTCCAGAGCATCGGGGCCCTGGTGGATGGGAGTGCGCTGCTGGCCACGGTGCCGGCCATGGTCGCGCGCGACATCCTCCGGCTGCGCCCGCACCTGAAGACGACGGCGGTGCCGCTCGCCCTTCAGGGCACGCCCCTGGAGCTGCTCTGGCGGGGCGCGGTCGACGACGACGAGGCCATCCGCTTCATCCGCGACCGCGTGGTGCAGGTGACGAAGGATCTCTGGAGCGGCGCGTAG
- a CDS encoding DUF3060 domain-containing protein, which translates to MNRKLGTAVFMMVACTFGPMTALAEEDSEQEATIDVTGSGETATHECKPDSTVEITGASNNITLTGECKSVTVNGSSNVVKVEATRLISVTGMSNTVTWKRGHGKSKPKISRTGMDNKVTQEK; encoded by the coding sequence ATGAACAGGAAGCTCGGCACCGCGGTGTTCATGATGGTGGCGTGTACCTTCGGCCCGATGACGGCCCTCGCGGAGGAGGACTCGGAGCAGGAGGCCACCATCGACGTCACCGGCTCGGGAGAGACCGCGACCCACGAGTGCAAGCCGGACAGCACGGTGGAGATCACCGGCGCGTCCAACAACATCACGCTGACCGGCGAGTGCAAGAGCGTCACCGTCAACGGCTCCAGCAACGTCGTGAAGGTGGAGGCCACCCGCCTCATCTCCGTGACGGGGATGTCCAACACCGTCACCTGGAAGCGTGGCCACGGCAAGTCGAAGCCGAAGATCAGCCGCACCGGCATGGACAACAAGGTCACCCAGGAGAAGTAG
- a CDS encoding DoxX family protein yields MATSIPNASTTVEAPQKKSLARHLPTGARLLLGLVFFVFGLNGFFDFIPPPPNLDPASPGVAFGIAMKATGYLFWLVKGTEVVAGAMFLANRFVPLALALIAPVIVNIFLFHVFLEPSGVELSVVLLALEAYLAWSYRAAYRPMLAMRVTAGA; encoded by the coding sequence ATGGCCACCTCCATTCCCAACGCTTCCACCACCGTGGAGGCTCCCCAGAAGAAGTCGCTGGCCCGTCACCTGCCGACGGGGGCCCGCCTGCTGCTGGGGCTCGTCTTCTTCGTCTTCGGCCTCAACGGCTTCTTCGACTTCATCCCGCCGCCGCCGAACCTGGACCCGGCGAGCCCGGGGGTCGCCTTTGGCATCGCGATGAAGGCGACGGGCTACCTGTTCTGGCTGGTGAAGGGCACGGAGGTGGTGGCCGGGGCGATGTTCCTGGCCAACCGCTTCGTGCCGCTGGCGTTGGCGCTCATCGCGCCCGTCATCGTGAACATCTTCCTGTTCCACGTCTTCCTGGAGCCCTCGGGCGTGGAGCTGTCGGTGGTGCTCCTGGCCCTGGAGGCCTATCTGGCCTGGTCCTACCGCGCGGCGTACCGCCCCATGCTCGCCATGCGGGTCACCGCGGGCGCGTGA
- a CDS encoding leucine-rich repeat domain-containing protein, translating into MKTPQLPVASPRLAMRLEGLEGTARKFWSYAWHGERLDLHHGRSGTDGKRESRTFASAEDAGAFARKQVAARVAKGAWSSDLAFESSTWEQVKDSVRVPGNSEQDDDRVLILSGDVVVPHELWLDFRQGIFALDDPDAPPFAGLIVRGNLTVEGCLFNAENDFGPFLQVHGHLVATSIAIGGSRLHVTGDVMTGDLVAVYNHGSVHVGGALVARTVASDYALRVEGPVDAYRYQGQGSKVFAVSDGVEASDDPFDVKGVFVPEVVAGERVQLDKARSLLSAGKPISRPAFTSVRDAFRKLVSKKLAEPDKVKSVSLEDKGLTSLPEELFQFRRLEKLNLRRNDLRTLPEALGQLTELRELDLRGNGLRTLPESIGALKKLRVLDLESNCIWRLPDSLAECVELRTVNLVNNPYAYVRRVFGGWSQVQLMWDFPEVLTRLPKLEVVTFHGTPLRTLPRRRFDSTALKSVTVRKSLVTEVDPDLHSQLIVSVEDSAAKAAGYVGSWFRPEYVRLETFHDAKSGRYDFTEVLALLGLLLRINIPAAAPYVTAVENFREGSQAIVRDLT; encoded by the coding sequence ATGAAGACGCCCCAGCTCCCCGTGGCTTCTCCCCGTCTGGCGATGCGACTCGAGGGCCTGGAGGGGACGGCCCGCAAGTTCTGGTCCTACGCCTGGCACGGTGAGCGGCTGGACCTGCACCACGGTCGGTCCGGCACGGACGGCAAGCGCGAGTCCCGCACCTTCGCTTCCGCCGAGGACGCCGGGGCCTTCGCGCGCAAGCAGGTCGCGGCGCGGGTCGCCAAGGGCGCCTGGTCCAGCGACCTCGCCTTCGAGTCCTCCACCTGGGAACAGGTGAAGGACTCGGTGCGGGTCCCGGGCAACTCCGAACAGGACGACGACCGTGTCCTCATCCTCTCCGGCGACGTCGTCGTGCCTCACGAGCTGTGGCTCGACTTCCGCCAGGGCATCTTCGCGCTGGACGACCCGGACGCGCCGCCCTTCGCCGGGCTCATCGTGCGCGGCAACCTCACCGTCGAGGGCTGCCTGTTCAACGCGGAGAACGACTTCGGGCCGTTCCTCCAGGTCCACGGCCACCTCGTCGCGACGAGCATCGCCATCGGTGGCTCGCGGCTGCACGTCACCGGTGACGTGATGACCGGGGACCTCGTGGCGGTCTACAACCACGGCAGCGTCCACGTGGGCGGCGCGCTCGTGGCCCGCACCGTCGCTTCGGACTACGCCCTCCGGGTGGAGGGCCCCGTGGATGCCTACCGCTACCAGGGCCAGGGCTCGAAGGTGTTCGCGGTGTCGGACGGGGTGGAGGCGTCGGACGACCCCTTCGACGTCAAGGGCGTCTTCGTCCCGGAGGTGGTGGCCGGCGAGCGCGTCCAGCTCGACAAGGCGCGCAGCCTGCTGAGCGCGGGCAAGCCCATCTCCCGTCCCGCCTTCACCAGCGTTCGGGACGCGTTCCGAAAGCTGGTTTCAAAGAAGCTGGCGGAGCCCGACAAGGTGAAGAGCGTGTCGTTGGAGGACAAGGGCCTCACGTCGCTGCCGGAAGAGCTGTTCCAGTTCCGCCGACTGGAGAAGCTCAACCTCCGGCGCAACGACTTGCGCACGCTCCCGGAGGCCCTGGGGCAGCTCACGGAGCTGCGGGAGCTGGACCTGCGCGGCAACGGCTTGCGGACGTTGCCGGAGTCCATCGGGGCGCTGAAGAAGCTCCGGGTGCTGGACCTGGAGAGCAATTGCATCTGGCGGCTGCCGGACTCGCTCGCGGAATGCGTCGAGCTGCGAACGGTGAACCTGGTCAACAACCCGTATGCCTACGTCCGGAGGGTTTTCGGGGGCTGGAGCCAGGTCCAGCTCATGTGGGACTTCCCGGAGGTCCTCACGCGGCTGCCGAAGCTGGAGGTGGTGACCTTCCATGGGACGCCGCTGCGCACGCTGCCCCGCCGCCGCTTCGACAGCACCGCCCTGAAGTCGGTGACCGTCCGCAAGTCCCTGGTGACCGAGGTGGACCCGGACCTCCACTCGCAGCTCATCGTGAGCGTGGAGGACAGCGCCGCGAAGGCCGCCGGCTACGTCGGCTCCTGGTTCCGTCCGGAGTACGTCCGCCTCGAAACCTTCCACGACGCGAAGTCGGGCCGGTATGACTTCACGGAGGTCCTCGCGCTGCTCGGGCTGCTCCTGCGCATCAACATCCCCGCGGCCGCGCCCTATGTCACGGCGGTGGAGAATTTCCGGGAAGGCAGCCAGGCCATCGTCCGGGATCTGACGTGA
- a CDS encoding bile acid:sodium symporter family protein: MQTSVVTEVFLPIALGVIMLGLGLSLTLADFRRVAQFPRAALVGLGCQTLLMPLICYGIASGFGLPPQLAVGLMLLAASPGGATANLFSHLAKGDVALNVSLTAVNSVLSLFTLPLIVNLSLSHFMGEERAIPLQFAKILQVFAIVLVPISLGMMVRAKKPALADGLDRPVRIISALFLVLVVLAATFKEREQLVTYFQSVGLAALAFNLASMAVGFVVPMLLRIDRKQAVAIAMEVGIHNGTLAIAIASSPRLLNDSVMAIPAAIYSVIMFFTAGVFGALVARRQAAGAAAVSTR; the protein is encoded by the coding sequence ATGCAGACCAGTGTCGTCACCGAGGTGTTCCTGCCAATCGCGTTGGGGGTGATCATGCTCGGGCTTGGCCTGAGCCTCACCCTGGCGGACTTCCGCCGCGTGGCCCAGTTCCCTCGCGCGGCGCTGGTGGGCCTGGGCTGTCAGACGCTGCTGATGCCGCTCATCTGCTACGGCATCGCGAGCGGCTTCGGCCTGCCTCCGCAGCTCGCCGTGGGGTTGATGCTGCTCGCGGCCTCGCCGGGCGGCGCGACGGCGAACCTCTTCAGCCACCTGGCCAAGGGGGATGTCGCGCTGAACGTCAGCCTGACGGCGGTCAACAGCGTGCTGTCGCTGTTCACGCTGCCGCTCATCGTGAACCTCTCCCTGTCGCACTTCATGGGAGAGGAGCGCGCCATCCCGTTGCAGTTCGCCAAGATCCTCCAGGTGTTCGCCATCGTCCTGGTGCCCATCTCGCTGGGAATGATGGTGCGCGCGAAGAAGCCGGCGCTCGCGGACGGGCTGGACCGGCCCGTGCGCATCATCTCCGCGCTGTTCCTGGTGCTGGTGGTGCTCGCGGCGACGTTCAAGGAGCGTGAGCAGTTGGTCACGTACTTCCAGAGCGTGGGACTCGCGGCGCTCGCCTTCAACCTGGCCAGCATGGCGGTGGGCTTCGTGGTGCCCATGTTGCTGCGCATTGATCGCAAGCAGGCGGTGGCCATCGCGATGGAGGTGGGCATCCACAACGGCACGCTCGCCATCGCCATCGCGTCCAGCCCGCGCCTGCTCAATGACAGCGTGATGGCCATCCCCGCCGCCATCTACAGCGTCATCATGTTCTTCACCGCGGGCGTCTTCGGTGCCCTCGTCGCCCGGCGCCAGGCCGCGGGCGCGGCGGCGGTGAGCACCCGGTAG
- a CDS encoding serine hydrolase domain-containing protein translates to MAVLHRGLRLGMTLIAGVMAPACGPDLPPAGVPELGERDTTVLEMEAGARLPPLNREALRQAIAGLPDGEVTGALVRVEGVAGRWLGASGVADVQTGAPVRTDALFRIGSMTKTFTATVVLQLAAERRLDLDRPVQEYLPRLLPAGVYAPITVRQLLNHTHGLPGVPVPQKDPAWFFENRFRRYSPRELVSLSLPAGPRFAPGTQQQYGNIGYIVAGLLIEQVTGRPYGDAVRDRILRPLRLRDTLVPGNVVTIPGPHSHGYERVEPEGEVCPSGAISYQGQCLVDVTEASQSVPWAAGEMISTTADLDRFLVALFQGRLLPRAQMEELFTVPDVPSVGGGRASYSAGLTRMEVNGVTLWAKSGDRHGYNNGMGATRDLRRRLVYSVNTLRMGQDRPDAAARIVAAAMDGLGEAP, encoded by the coding sequence ATGGCGGTCCTGCACCGTGGCTTGCGGCTGGGCATGACGTTGATCGCGGGCGTGATGGCGCCCGCCTGTGGTCCGGACCTCCCGCCAGCAGGCGTCCCGGAGCTGGGCGAGCGCGACACGACGGTCCTGGAGATGGAGGCGGGGGCGCGCCTGCCTCCGCTCAATCGCGAGGCCCTCCGGCAGGCCATCGCGGGCCTGCCGGACGGGGAGGTGACGGGCGCGCTCGTCCGGGTGGAGGGCGTGGCGGGGCGGTGGCTCGGGGCGTCCGGCGTGGCCGACGTCCAGACGGGGGCGCCGGTGCGGACGGACGCCCTCTTTCGCATCGGCAGCATGACCAAGACCTTCACGGCCACGGTCGTGTTGCAGCTCGCCGCCGAGCGCCGCCTGGACCTGGACCGGCCCGTCCAGGAGTACCTGCCGCGCCTCCTGCCTGCGGGCGTCTACGCGCCCATCACCGTGCGGCAGTTGCTCAATCACACCCATGGCCTGCCGGGCGTGCCGGTGCCGCAGAAGGATCCGGCGTGGTTCTTCGAGAACCGGTTCCGGCGCTACAGCCCCCGGGAGCTTGTCTCCCTGTCGCTGCCCGCGGGGCCGCGCTTCGCGCCGGGCACGCAGCAGCAGTACGGCAACATCGGCTACATCGTCGCCGGGCTGCTCATTGAACAGGTGACTGGCCGTCCGTACGGGGACGCGGTGCGCGACCGCATCCTGCGCCCGCTGCGGCTGCGGGACACCCTGGTGCCCGGCAACGTCGTGACGATCCCGGGGCCGCATTCCCATGGCTATGAGCGGGTCGAGCCGGAAGGGGAGGTGTGCCCGTCGGGTGCCATCTCCTACCAGGGGCAGTGCCTGGTGGACGTCACGGAGGCGAGCCAGTCCGTCCCCTGGGCCGCGGGCGAGATGATCTCCACCACGGCCGACCTGGATCGCTTCCTCGTCGCGCTCTTCCAGGGCCGGCTGCTGCCGCGTGCGCAGATGGAGGAGCTGTTCACCGTCCCGGACGTGCCCTCCGTGGGAGGCGGCCGTGCCTCCTACAGCGCGGGCCTGACCCGCATGGAGGTCAACGGGGTCACGCTGTGGGCAAAGAGCGGCGACCGGCACGGCTACAACAACGGGATGGGGGCCACGCGCGACCTGCGTCGGCGGCTCGTCTATTCGGTCAACACGCTGCGCATGGGGCAGGACCGGCCGGACGCCGCCGCGCGCATCGTCGCGGCGGCGATGGACGGCCTGGGGGAGGCCCCCTAG